A single window of Vigna unguiculata cultivar IT97K-499-35 chromosome 1, ASM411807v1, whole genome shotgun sequence DNA harbors:
- the LOC114173275 gene encoding UDP-glycosyltransferase 73C1-like, which produces MPSQERKPHFVLFPLMAQGHMIPMMDIAKILVHRNITVTVVTTPHNATRFTSIFDRYVESGFPIRLVQVQFPCEEAGVPDGCENLDMIPSLGTATGFFQATSLLQQPVEKLFEELTPAPSCVISDMCLPYTSHIAKKFNIPRISFGGVSCFFILCKHNMAIYNVLESVTSESDSFVVPGIADKIEITKAQSAQPMNESWKYFSGEIVAAEMATYGVIMNSFEELEAAYARDYKKVKDGKVWCIGPVSLVNKDHLDKAQRGRASVDESQHVKWLDNQKEGSVIYACLGSLCNLTAPQLIELGLALEASERPFIWVIRGGNHSAALEKWIEENGFEERTSGRSLLIRGWAPQLLILSHPAIGGFITHCGWNSTLEAICAGVPMITWPLFADQFLNESFVVQVLKVGVKVGVEIQMTWGKEEEIGVAVKKEDVERAIVEIMEVTSESEERRKRVRELSVMAERAVEKGGSSHSNVTLLIQDIMQKIERDV; this is translated from the coding sequence ATGCCTTCGCAAGAACGAAAGCCACACTTTGTCCTGTTTCCATTGATGGCCCAAGGCCACATGATCCCCATGATGGACATCGCAAAAATACTGGTCCATCGCAACATCACTGTGACAGTAGTCACAACTCCACACAATGCAACACGTTTCACCTCAATCTTTGATCGTTATGTTGAATCCGGCTTTCCCATTAGATTAGTTCAAGTTCAATTCCCATGTGAAGAAGCAGGAGTACCTGATGGGTGTGAGAATCTCGACATGATACCTTCACTGGGCACAGCCACAGGTTTTTTCCAAGCAACAAGCCTTCTGCAACAACCGGTGGAAAAACTGTTTGAAGAGTTAACACCAGCCCCAAGCTGCGTCATATCTGATATGTGTTTGCCATACACATCCCATATCGccaaaaaattcaatattcCAAGGATTTCTTTTGGCGGAGTAAGTTGCTTTTTTATTCTGTGTAAGCATAATATGGCAATCTATAATGTTCTGGAGAGTGTAACGTCTGAGTCCGATTCCTTTGTTGTGCCCGGTATCGCTGACAAAATTGAAATCACCAAAGCACAGTCTGCACAACCGATGAATGAAAGCTGGAAATATTTTAGTGGAGAAATTGTGGCTGCTGAAATGGCTACTTACGGGGTAATCATGAATTCTTTTGAAGAGTTGGAGGCAGCGTATGCAAGGGATTACAAGAAGGTGAAAGATGGTAAAGTGTGGTGCATAGGACCTGTGTCTCTTGTTAACAAGGATCACTTGGATAAGGCTCAAAGAGGTAGAGCTTCAGTTGATGAGTCTCAACATGTAAAATGGCTTGATAATCAGAAGGAAGGGAGTGTAATCTATGCATGCCTCGGAAGCCTGTGCAATTTAACAGCACCACAGTTGATAGAGCTTGGTTTGGCCTTGGAAGCATCAGAAAGACCCTTCATTTGGGTTATCAGAGGAGGAAATCATTCAGCAGCATTGGAAAAGTGGATTGAGGAAAACGGATTTGAGGAAAGGACAAGTGGTAGAAGCCTTCTGATTCGGGGTTGGGCACCTCAATTGTTAATATTATCACACCCTGCAATTGGAGGGTTCATAACACACTGTGGTTGGAACTCCACCTTAGAAGCAATATGTGCGGGTGTTCCGATGATTACGTGGCCACTGTTTGCGGATCAGTTCTTGAATGAAAGTTTTGTGGTGCAGGTTCTAAAAGTTGGAGTGAAGGTTGGGGTGGAAATTCAGATGACATgggggaaggaagaggaaatTGGCGTGGCAGTGAAAAAGGAAGACGTTGAAAGGGCCATTGTGGAGATAATGGAAGTGACAAGTGAAagtgaagaaagaagaaaaagggttAGAGAATTGAGTGTGATGGCTGAAAGAGCCGTGGAGAAAGGGGGTTCCTCTCACTCTAATGTCACCTTGCTCATCCAGGATATCATGCAGAAGATCGAGAGAGACGTGTGA
- the LOC114173760 gene encoding UDP-glycosyltransferase 73C1-like — MVLQKNPHFVLFPFMAQGHIIPMMDIARILAQRGVIITVFTTPENASRFNSVISRAVSSGLKIRFVQLNFSSKEAGLPEGCENLDMVSSNDMSKIFQVIHMLQKPAEEFFQTLTPKPSCIISDFCISWTVQLAEKYHIPRISFHGFSCFCLHCRHLIHTSDFCKSITSQSEYFTIPGIPDKIQVTKEQLPGSLATDLNDFKEQVRDAEKKSYGVIVNTFEELEKAYVREYKKVKNDKAWFIGPVSLCNKDDLDKAQRGNQASINEHHCLKWLDLHQPKSVVYVCFGSICNLIPSQLVELALALEDTKRPFIWVVRNGSQFQELEKWISEEGFEERTKGRGLIIRGWAPQVMILSHPSIGGFLTHCGWNSTLEGISGGVPLVTWPLFGDQFLNEKLVTDVLKIGVRVGAEVPLKWGEEEQKGVTVKKDDIKRAICMVMDEDEEETKERRERVSKLSEMGKRAVEEGGSSHLNVTLLIQDILQQTTTKEDANLTHV; from the coding sequence ATGGTTCTCCAAAAAAATCCTCACTTTGTATTATTCCCCTTTATGGCTCAAGGCCACATCATCCCCATGATGGACATTGCAAGAATATTGGCACAGCGTGGTGTGATTATCACAGTATTCACAACCCCAGAAAACGCATCACGTTTCAATTCTGTCATATCTCGAGCTGTTTCATCGGGCCTCAAAATCCGTTTTGTACAActaaatttttcatcaaaagaaGCAGGGCTACCCGAAGGGTGCGAGAATTTGGACATGGTCTCTTCAAATGATATGTCCAAAATTTTCCAAGTCATCCACATGCTCCAAAAGCCAGCAGAGGAGTTCTTTCAAACACTTACACCTAAACCAAGTTGCATAATCTCAGATTTCTGCATCTCTTGGACTGTTCAATTAGCTGAAAAGTATCACATTCCAAGGATTTCTTTCCACGGATTTTCTTGTTTTTGCCTCCACTGCCGGCACCTCATACATACTTCAGATTTTTGCAAAAGCATCACTTCACAATCCGAATACTTCACCATTCCCGGCATACCCGACAAGATTCAAGTTACCAAAGAGCAGTTACCAGGATCACTTGCCACTGATTTGAACGACTTTAAAGAGCAGGTGCGTGATGCTGAAAAGAAGTCTTATGGGGTTATCGTAAATACTTTCGAAGAGTTGGAGAAGGCATATGTGAGGGAATACAAGAAGGTTAAAAATGATAAGGCGTGGTTCATTGGTCCTGTTTCATTatgcaacaaagatgatttGGACAAGGCTCAAAGAGGCAACCAGGCTTCAATTAACGAGCACCATTGCTTGAAGTGGTTAGACTTGCATCAACCCAAGTCTGTGGTGTATGTTTGTTTTGGAAGCATATGCAACTTGATTCCTTCACAACTTGTGGAGCTGGCCTTGGCCTTGGAAGATACAAAAAGGCCATTTATATGGGTTGTAAGGAATGGAAGCCAGTTCCAAGAACTGGAAAAGTGGATCTCCGAGGAAGGGTTTGAGGAAAGGACCAAAGGGAGAGGCCTTATAATACGAGGTTGGGCACCACAAGTAATGATACTATCACACCCTTCCATTGGAGGATTCTTAACACACTGTGGTTGGAATTCAACGCTTGAAGGGATAAGTGGTGGAGTGCCACTTGTTACTTGGCCTCTGTTTGGTGATCAATTTTTAAACGAGAAACTTGTTACTGATGTGTTGAAGATTGGGGTGAGGGTTGGGGCAGAGGTTCCATTGAAGTGGGGAGAGGAAGAGCAGAAAGGTGTGACGGTGAAGAAGGATGATATTAAGAGGGCGATATGCATGGTGatggatgaagatgaagaagaaaccaaagagagaagagaaagggtAAGTAAATTGAGTGAAATGGGAAAGAGAGCTGTTGAAGAAGGAGGCTCTTCTCATCTCAATGTCACTTTGCTTATCCAAGACATTCTGCAACAAACAACTACCAAAGAGGATGCAAATTTGACGCACGTTTGA